The Tursiops truncatus isolate mTurTru1 chromosome 11, mTurTru1.mat.Y, whole genome shotgun sequence genomic sequence GCTCTCCCTGGGAAGCCTGATGGCAGCCCAGGAGTGTGCCACCTCCCTGGGACTCTCAGTCACCCCAAGATAGGATGGGCCCCCTTTCCCTGCCCCTTAGGGATGCTCatttcccagcccctgcccaaTAGTAGTTGCCACTCACGGCCACGCTCGAGTGGGAGGACACTCATCTAGGCTCCAACCCGGGCTCTGTTCTCTGAGTGGCCAGGTCAGGCCGGGCACTCAGGAGGCTTGGCAGGGGCCGGGAATGAGCCCCTGTGGGCCGCAGGCATGCCCTAGGGAAGGGGTCAACCTTGGACCCATGTGACAATGGGGTGGCCAGAGCAGAAGGAGGCCATgtggggagctgggaggaggacACCCTGGCTCTAGTCCTCGCTCTGCTGCGACACTGTGTGGCCTCAGGCTTCTATTCCCCTTCAGCCAATGAGAAGTTTGCACCAGATGGCTGCTGGGGCCTGTCTTCCTGCTCTGACTCTGGAGCTGGGACCTCATTAGCCTGGAGCCCTAGCTGAGGGCGGGGACTGCCACCGTCTACCTGTGCCCACCACCCCGACAGTTTGTTCTGGCCTCTAAGCACGCACAGGCACCACCCAAGGGCTTCTAATGACTGTCTGCTTACCTGAGTCATAAGCAGACTTCCTGGTGCATTTAGGTTAACAGCTTGGGGACCACAGACACTCAAGGCAGAAGCACCACCCCCAGCCAGGCCACTTTTGCCTTCATGACAGTGAGCTCCACAGCTCTTAGCATTCAGGGAACTTGGCCTCTCCCTTGGCACTGAGTCAGAAGACCAGCCAGGGCCCCGTTCAGTCTCCAGCTTATCCCCTGTCGTGGGCTTAGTGGCAGGAGGTGGTGTTCCTGCAGCTTATTGGAACAGGGAGCGTGGATGAAAACACACTGAGTTTGTGGAAACTTGAGGCCCCTGAAAGGAGGCAGCCAGGCCTGCAGAAGCGGCAACTCTGGATTTATTGGATGTTTTGTCATTCGTGGCTCTGAGTCTTGGGGATGTCAGAGGCTGGGGACCAGCCCAGCCAGAGCTTCCTCAGGAGCTGGGGGacccagcccccaggcctctcCTCCATTAGGTCCACCTCAGAAGCCTCTAAAAAGCACAAACAGACATGCCCTGTGGGTTCCTTGCTGGGAGGAACCTTTCCCCAGGGCCAGGGTACCCTCTGGTGCCAGGGAAGCAGGTCAACGTTGATATAAGGCTAGGCATTCCTCCACCCCAAGCACAGTGGCCTCAAGTCCTGCCAACCCAAGAAGGAAGCAGGAGGCAGGGGGTGCTCATCAGGAAAGACAGGGCATCCGGCTACCTGggtttcttccctcccctccctggggcagGAGGGTCAGGGAGGAGCTCGGCTGTCTGTGGCCTCTGCAGGGTCACCGAGCTTAGAGAGGAGAGCAGCCCTGCTACAGCAGGTGGGGCCAGTTGTCTTACCAGAAGTATATGCAGCAATCTCCTTTTGgacctttttattttcctgggaaggaagaaaggggacaGTGGTGGGATGAGACAGGCTCTGcactgtacagatggggaaacaggcctCACTTCACAAGGAGTCAGGGGAGGCCAGGATTCAGATCTCCTCTGCTCAGGCCATGTCTACTCCTCTCAGCTCCTCACAGAGCTGTTGCTCGACTGAGATGGCAGTTTGGCTCAGTCATCTTGGGGGTGCCCCCGCCCCCCATtgccctccttccccagggcctCTCCACTCCACCCTGCAGAGCCCTGGGGCTCCTCAGTAGGACCTATGCTGGGATGTTCCAGTCGAGGCTTCCTTACCTCCCAGCCTGGGGTCCCTGCCGCTTCCTCCTCCTCAGGTACCTCCTTCCCAGCAGGAATGGAGGAAGGAATGGGGCTGCCTGCTTCCTCTCCTGGGGACCTCATCTCCCCCTCGTCCGAAGACAAGATATCAGCCTCCTCCTTGGGGGCAGCATCATTCGGTCCTCCTGTTGCCTTCGGGGTCATGGCCTGCAGGGAGGGACAAGAGGGCAGAATATGGGCAGAAAGGCCCCCTGATCCCCCAACCCctctccctgttctccacacctgGAGTGTGTGTAGTTCTTTGTTtttccagggaagcccctcccttctcAGCTCACGCTGTGGGAGGGTTGTAGGTTTCCTAGAGGGGCCCTGCTACTCTCCCTGGGACCCCTGGCCATGAGCTGGGGCATCCCTGAGCCTCAGGGAGCTCTGACAGGAGACAGCCCCAGCCCCGGGCCCTTCCAGGGCAGGCCTCACTTACCTCAGAGTCTTGCTTCTCCCCACTCTTGACTCTGCGTCTCTGCAGAGGGAAACAGGGGAAGTGACATTCAGCTGTGAGTGTCTGGGAGTCCTTCCCTGCCTGGCCCATCCTCTTATGGTGTGCGCCTACCGAGGGTGCCCAGAACAGCCATCCTACCCCAGGGGGAGAGGGGTCCCCAGCCCTGACCCACCTGAGCGGTCACAGGGTAGCATTTATCCATCAGTCCCCACACTGGCCTTAAGGTCTCCCCTAAGGGCTGCATgacaaggagaaagagagagagaaggaaggctgAGGTGACATATTAAGGGCTCAGCTATGTACTAGTCCACTGTCAACGCCTGCTGCGAAGACACCTAAAGACTACCAAGGATTTAAGGAAAACTTCACACAAACAATAATTGATGGCTTGAGAAAGATAAACTTTGCATTTACAAAACAAGTATGGGCGCTAAAATAGAAATGTTCAAACAACAATCTCTaattcttcaaaaacaaatatgatattataataggaattaaaaattaaaaatccaatcAAATTTTAGAAGGTAAAGAATAGAGAGAAGAGAGCGGGAGGTCCAACAGCTAAATCATAGATCTTtctgaaagagggaaaagagacaACAAActggggtggcagggagagatatcaaataaatatgttcattttttacCAAGACAATTTCCCAAAGATGAGCGACATGAGTTTCCAGAAGAGAAGGAATCGCCAAGTGTCCAGGACAATGGATGAAGGAGACTCACCCCAGATTATGCcatcaataaatttcaaaacactGAGGATGAAGAGAACCTAAAAACTTCCAGAGATATGAAGAAAAAAGTCTGTTTTAGGAATTCAACTTTCATCAGACTTTT encodes the following:
- the LOC101331550 gene encoding uncharacterized protein isoform X1 — translated: MEQKRYLQRLKMVFGLCCQRERLYKLLYVVHIFILAGVVYYYFQGCVGKTAPDHEIAGESSQPLGETLRPVWGLMDKCYPVTAQRRRVKSGEKQDSEAMTPKATGGPNDAAPKEEADILSSDEGEMRSPGEEAGSPIPSSIPAGKEVPEEEEAAGTPGWEENKKVQKEIAAYTSEASEVDLMEERPGGWVPQLLRKLWLGWSPASDIPKTQSHE
- the LOC101331550 gene encoding uncharacterized protein isoform X2; this encodes MEQKRYLQRLYKLLYVVHIFILAGVVYYYFQGCVGKTAPDHEIAGESSQPLGETLRPVWGLMDKCYPVTAQRRRVKSGEKQDSEAMTPKATGGPNDAAPKEEADILSSDEGEMRSPGEEAGSPIPSSIPAGKEVPEEEEAAGTPGWEENKKVQKEIAAYTSEASEVDLMEERPGGWVPQLLRKLWLGWSPASDIPKTQSHE